One window of the Pedobacter ginsengisoli genome contains the following:
- a CDS encoding IS1182 family transposase: MANKKPVFKPYYQHQLMAFPPTFDELIPADHTVRLVDKIINVINVEPLLNAYHIRGASNYHPILLLKVLVYGYVTNTYSSRKLAIACRENVPFMWLSGMSKPDHNTINRFRGVRLKHALRSVFEEVVKYLAEEGLLSIDEVYTDGTKIEANANKYTFVWKKSIQTNKAKMQKQLDEIWNYAQSVATVEDLLPEPPTAKIVSPESIQAAVDKLNEVLANNDQVDKKTKAKLHYLTKNYPEAIAKYKHQEEILAQRNSYSKSDPDATFMRMKEDHMRNGQLKPAYNVQISTSNQFIVNYTIHSNPTDTLTLKSHLEQHENSFNRPPKTLTADAGYGSEENYALLEQKQVESFVKFNMFDKQQNVHYNQKYPFAANQLFYHEQKDAYICPMGQSMEFVGIVKKRTTSGFQQQVRRYQAKNCNNCPLNGACHKSKDDRLIEINENLQRHKQKAHQLLNTERGISHRKKRCHDVEPVFANIKQNHGFRRFMLRGKQKVEIEWGLLAIAQNIRKKAA, encoded by the coding sequence ATGGCCAATAAGAAACCCGTTTTTAAGCCCTATTATCAACATCAGCTCATGGCGTTTCCGCCTACTTTCGATGAGTTGATTCCAGCAGATCATACTGTAAGACTTGTCGACAAGATTATTAATGTGATCAATGTAGAACCTTTGTTGAATGCTTACCACATCAGAGGTGCGTCCAATTATCATCCGATATTACTTTTAAAAGTTTTGGTCTACGGCTATGTGACCAATACGTATTCCAGTAGAAAGCTGGCCATAGCTTGCCGGGAAAATGTTCCTTTCATGTGGTTGAGCGGCATGAGTAAACCGGATCACAATACGATCAACCGATTTCGGGGTGTCCGCTTAAAACATGCCCTGCGCAGTGTATTTGAGGAAGTGGTTAAATATCTGGCCGAAGAAGGACTACTAAGTATTGATGAAGTTTATACCGATGGAACCAAAATTGAGGCCAATGCCAACAAGTACACTTTTGTCTGGAAAAAATCCATTCAGACCAATAAAGCGAAGATGCAAAAGCAGTTGGATGAAATCTGGAACTACGCCCAGAGTGTGGCTACGGTAGAAGATTTATTACCTGAACCGCCTACAGCCAAAATAGTAAGTCCGGAAAGCATCCAGGCAGCGGTTGATAAACTCAATGAAGTACTGGCTAACAATGATCAGGTTGATAAAAAGACCAAAGCAAAGCTCCATTACCTCACTAAAAACTATCCCGAAGCTATCGCCAAGTATAAGCATCAGGAAGAAATACTCGCCCAGCGCAATAGCTACAGCAAGAGCGATCCGGATGCTACTTTTATGAGAATGAAAGAAGATCATATGCGTAACGGACAGCTCAAACCCGCTTATAATGTGCAGATATCCACTTCAAACCAGTTTATTGTCAACTACACCATTCACTCCAATCCTACAGACACCTTAACTTTAAAATCACACCTGGAGCAACATGAAAATAGTTTCAATCGTCCCCCAAAGACCCTTACTGCTGACGCCGGTTATGGATCAGAAGAGAATTATGCCCTGTTGGAGCAAAAACAGGTGGAGTCTTTCGTTAAGTTTAACATGTTTGATAAACAACAAAATGTACACTATAATCAAAAATATCCTTTTGCTGCAAATCAGCTTTTTTATCATGAACAAAAAGATGCTTACATCTGTCCAATGGGACAAAGCATGGAATTTGTGGGAATAGTTAAAAAACGTACCACAAGCGGATTCCAGCAGCAAGTCAGGCGATATCAAGCCAAAAATTGCAACAATTGCCCACTAAACGGTGCTTGCCACAAATCCAAAGACGACCGCTTGATAGAAATCAATGAAAATCTCCAAAGACATAAGCAAAAAGCACATCAGCTACTCAATACAGAGCGAGGCATCAGTCACAGAAAGAAACGATGTCATGATGTAGAACCTGTTTTTGCCAATATCAAACAGAACCACGGGTTCCGCCGATTCATGCTCAGAGGTAAGCAAAAAGTAGAAATAGAATGGGGATTATTGGCAATTGCACAAAACATAAGGAAAAAAGCAGCTTAA